The genomic DNA TCCATACACGGAGCTTTATCGCAGTGTTTACAACTTATTGGAACTGGCAGACCCGAGACGGTATAATATATCCTTATGTTAGGCCTCCCGTTATGGATGAACTCACAAACGGACTGGCAGGTCTCACATCCTATGCAGAGGCTATAATCAACGTGGAGAATCCTTCTTCTCATTTTCATCACCTCCCACTCAGCCAGTTATGAATGCTTTCAGCTGCATAAAGCCCATCCTTAACGGCCCTTCCAACCTTTGAGGGGCCCAAAACGACATCTCCAGCCGCGAAAACTCCCTCTCTACTTGTCATATGTCTTGAATCAACAACTATCCTACCCTTCTTGTCAACTGCTATACCCACATCCTCGGCGAAGGGAGGCGTTGGCGTCTGACCTATTGCACACACAACATAATCAACCTCCACTTGGAAATTAGATCCTTCGATTGGAATTGGCTTTCTCCTTCCCGTCTCATCGGGTTCGCCAAGCTTACACTTCTGGAGCTCTATTGCTCTTACTCTCCCGTTCTCCCCTACTATCCTTACTGGGATTGTAAGTTCAAGCCATTTAACGCCCTTGCTCCTCAGAAGGTTTATCTCATATGCTCCTGCTGGAGCTTCTTTAATCGTCCTGCGATAGCTCATATATACAGTGTCAGCCCCAAGAAGGAGACTCTCCATTGCGGCATCGACAGCTGTGTGCCCAGCCCCTATAACCATGACCCTCTTCCCTTCTATCGGAGGAATTTCGGTCCAGTTCATATATCCGAGTTTGGCAGATTTTATCTTAAATAGATACTCAAGCGCCGGATAAACCCCCTCCAGGTTTATACCCTCGATGTTTGCCACCCAGGACTTCCAAGTTCCTGTAGCTATGAGCACGGCATCATAATCCCTGACAAGATCCTCAAAATTCACGGTTCTTTCGACGTACTCATCCCCTTCATCCTTTCTTTCGCCGAAGATGACCTTCGTTCTAGTGAAGAACTTCACGCCAAAGACTTCTTCGAGCTCTTTGTAACCTAGTCTGACCCTATAAATGGGAATCCTGAACTCCGGTATTCCAAAAAGCATTAGACCGCCAGGTTCGGGAAGCTTGTCATAAACATGAACCTCGTGTCCGTGGCAAACGAGGTAGCCAGTAGCTGCAAGGCCAGCTGGACCGGCACCAATAACAGCCACCTTCTTTCCAGTAGGTTCAGGTTTCTCCCTACATAGGAAGGCAAATCTTATACCCTTCACGGCGGATCACCTCTCAGATCATATATCCATAATAGGCTTTTGATGCACGTGACTGGAGTTTTATCTTACATTCATCACACAAATACGCGAATTCGGGTCTTTCACCAGATTTTATGAGTATTTGGGCAAGATATTCTGCCTCTTTCCTTGTGAGTGGAAGCCTCTGTCCGCACATAGCACAGGTGGCATATTCGAACTCCAATATTTGGAAAGAGGGCCTTCCTTCAATTGCCCTCGTGGGACAAGAGGTGTTACATTCAAATGCGCAGTCTTTGCAGAGTTCAGGGTGGAACTCCAAGATCCTTATTTGTCCCTCGCGAACAATTATGGCTCCATGAGGGCATGCCTTTGAACATGCACCACAACCAATGCATCTATCTTCGTTAAGCATACCCTACTCCCTCTCTTCTGATTTGGCTTGAATTTTCCCTTCTTTCAATTTTAGCTTTCTCCCAGCCTATAAAAGACTTTTTTGAACCTTCTCTTCCTAACCAAGGGTTAAATAGGAAGGGTTAGGGGAGTTTTAGCTTTGTTGCACTCTCGAGCGCCGCCTTTATATAGAGTTCGTAATCCATAGTTTGATTCACGGCTAGGTTGATATAGTGCTCAATTATGTACGGGGCCAGCAAACCGAGAGCTATGGAGACTATAGCTAGCAACAGACAGATTATGCTCATGCTCATAGGCTCTTTGACGTTCACTTCTTCCGTGCGCTTTCCGAGCCATATCTCGTAGAGCACCTTGACGTAGGCAACGAGTGCTATGATCGAGCTCAGTACAAGGATCAATGCCAGAACAAAGCTCTTCTCCATGAAGGCGTTGAACAGTAGCAGTTTGCTGAAGAAGATGTTAAGTGGTGGTATTCCGACGAGACCCAGGGAAGCTATGGCCAAACTAAAGGTTGCAAGAGGCATTTTCCTTCCTAGGCCAGCCAGGTCGTTAATGTTTCTAGAGCCGGCCGCGTGAACGAAGACTCCCACGGCAAGGAAGAGCAACGCCTTAGTAACTGCATGGTTTACCATGTGAAAGACCGCCGCCTGGAGGGCTAACTGTGTTCCAATTCCCACGGCCATGGCCAAGTAGCCCATGTGCATTATAGTTGAGTATGCTATGAGCTTCTTCACATCCCTCTGGACGTTCATCATCAGAGCTCCGAAGAGCGCCGAAACCGCGCCGAGGGTAATGATGATCGTGCCTATGAGATGAACAACATCACCAAGCTGGCCACTTAACTGGCCGCCATAGATTGTGTAGAGGAACCTTGCCAGGGAGTAAATTCCGACGTTTACGACCAGTCCTGAAAGGATCGCTGATACAGGACTCGGAGCTGCAGGGTGAGCTTCAGGAAGCCAGAAGTGGTTGGGAACTATTGCTGCCTTAATTAAAAACGCCCAAGAGGCCAAGGCTAAGGCGATTCCGGAGGCAACGGCTATGTTATAGTAGGTCTCAGTGGCAATCGGAAAGTTTATTCCGTGGATTATCGCGCTTAGGTTAGCCATATTTAGGGTTCCAAAGGCATAATATATGACACCTAGGGCCAAGAAATATATAGTGGTTCCAACGGCACCTATGAAGGCATATTTCAGACCAGCGCAGATTGAATCGCCTCTGTCCTTGTAGTACATAACAAGAGCGTATGCTGCGATGCTGGTGACTTCTATCATGACGAAGAGGTTGAAGGCGTCACCTGTTAGTAAAACCCCCAATAGGCCGGCTTCAAGGCCGAGATAAAGTGTGTAGTACCATTCAAGGCTACCTTCCCTTTCAAGGTACCGGTAACTGTAAATGGCAATGAGAAACATGAGCACGGCTGTGACCAGAGCAAGGAGGGCGCTCATCTTGTCGACTTCGTAGATTATGCCCACTGGTGCATTCCAGCCACCGAAGGTATAGATTAGCGGCTTTTCTGTGGCATAAGTCATCCTGAAAAGCTTGCAGGTAGCGAGCAATGTCAAACCCGTGCCGAGCAGAGCATACGCCTGGATGATCTTTTTATTCCCCTTCACGAGTATTGATGTTAGCGGGAGTGCAAAGGCGAAGACGATTGGGATTATGGGTGTGAGCCCAATGACATTCATTTCCATCACCTCACTCGAACATTCTCTTCGCGAACTTCTCAAAGTCAGCCGAGATTTTTTCCCTAGCTTTCTCCGGGTCTTCACTCGTTACGTTAATCCAGTTCACATAGAGATAGTTCTCATCCATGTCCACAACAACAGTTCCCGGCGTGTTTGTAATAGAATTGGCAACTAGAGTCTTCGCGTAATCAGTTTTCACCCTGATGGGAACCCTCACTATGCCCGGATTAACATTTCCAGTGATTATCCTAACCATGACATCTAGATGAGCCTTCGTTTCAGCCACCAGCATATACCAGACGAAATAGATGGCCCCCCAAAGCCATCTAATCGGATTGAGGGCCTTGACATCGCTCCTGATGAGGAACTTCCCCATTAAGGCCCCGGTAACTAGGGCAACGATCGCACCGGTAGCTAAGTCATAAGGAGTCGCTGAACCTGTGAAGATGATGTAAGTCACGAATGCCAGGAGGGCCGTAGGTAGGAAGCCTCTCATTCACAATCCCTCCCTTAGTATTTCAGGTAACTTCCTTCTGAGATTCCTAACGTCAGTGCTCCCATAGATGCGATACATCTGGATTATCGCAAAGGCTATAAGGACGTTGACGGCCATTCCAATGACAACCGCAGTAATCACCAACGCTTGAGGGAGCGGGTCAACTGAGTGAGCAATAAAGTTGCTCAGCGCCCCCTTTTCCCACTCAGGAAGGATCGGAGGCTCGACCGGGTATATCAGGCGATAGCCGAGGGCGACCACGAAGAGGTTGACCGCATCACCGAAGATCGTTAATGCTATGAGCTTTTTGACGAGGCTTGGCCTCCTTGCTATCCCATAAAGGCCGATGAGCATGGTGGCTATTATCGAGAGTAGCGTTAGAGTCCAGAGAAACGCAATCATTCATAAGCACCCCCTTTCCTCTTGAACTCTTCCTCAGGAATAGCAAGCAGGAGGAACACCGCCGTGAAACCCGCTCCCACAGCAAGGAACTCAAAGATGTTGTAGTAGACCAGCGAGCCTCCGAGGGGGACGCCTAAAGCTTCGGCCGGAAAAATCGGCTGGTTCTGCATTGCGTAGCCTCCACTGAGGAGGGGGGCTAAGGCGATAAGGACTATACCTAGGAGGCCT from Pyrococcus kukulkanii includes the following:
- a CDS encoding 4Fe-4S dicluster domain-containing protein, whose amino-acid sequence is MLNEDRCIGCGACSKACPHGAIIVREGQIRILEFHPELCKDCAFECNTSCPTRAIEGRPSFQILEFEYATCAMCGQRLPLTRKEAEYLAQILIKSGERPEFAYLCDECKIKLQSRASKAYYGYMI
- a CDS encoding Na+/H+ antiporter subunit E, coding for MRGFLPTALLAFVTYIIFTGSATPYDLATGAIVALVTGALMGKFLIRSDVKALNPIRWLWGAIYFVWYMLVAETKAHLDVMVRIITGNVNPGIVRVPIRVKTDYAKTLVANSITNTPGTVVVDMDENYLYVNWINVTSEDPEKAREKISADFEKFAKRMFE
- a CDS encoding proton-conducting transporter transmembrane domain-containing protein → MNVIGLTPIIPIVFAFALPLTSILVKGNKKIIQAYALLGTGLTLLATCKLFRMTYATEKPLIYTFGGWNAPVGIIYEVDKMSALLALVTAVLMFLIAIYSYRYLEREGSLEWYYTLYLGLEAGLLGVLLTGDAFNLFVMIEVTSIAAYALVMYYKDRGDSICAGLKYAFIGAVGTTIYFLALGVIYYAFGTLNMANLSAIIHGINFPIATETYYNIAVASGIALALASWAFLIKAAIVPNHFWLPEAHPAAPSPVSAILSGLVVNVGIYSLARFLYTIYGGQLSGQLGDVVHLIGTIIITLGAVSALFGALMMNVQRDVKKLIAYSTIMHMGYLAMAVGIGTQLALQAAVFHMVNHAVTKALLFLAVGVFVHAAGSRNINDLAGLGRKMPLATFSLAIASLGLVGIPPLNIFFSKLLLFNAFMEKSFVLALILVLSSIIALVAYVKVLYEIWLGKRTEEVNVKEPMSMSIICLLLAIVSIALGLLAPYIIEHYINLAVNQTMDYELYIKAALESATKLKLP
- a CDS encoding FAD-dependent oxidoreductase, with product MKGIRFAFLCREKPEPTGKKVAVIGAGPAGLAATGYLVCHGHEVHVYDKLPEPGGLMLFGIPEFRIPIYRVRLGYKELEEVFGVKFFTRTKVIFGERKDEGDEYVERTVNFEDLVRDYDAVLIATGTWKSWVANIEGINLEGVYPALEYLFKIKSAKLGYMNWTEIPPIEGKRVMVIGAGHTAVDAAMESLLLGADTVYMSYRRTIKEAPAGAYEINLLRSKGVKWLELTIPVRIVGENGRVRAIELQKCKLGEPDETGRRKPIPIEGSNFQVEVDYVVCAIGQTPTPPFAEDVGIAVDKKGRIVVDSRHMTSREGVFAAGDVVLGPSKVGRAVKDGLYAAESIHNWLSGR
- a CDS encoding sodium:proton antiporter; this encodes MIAFLWTLTLLSIIATMLIGLYGIARRPSLVKKLIALTIFGDAVNLFVVALGYRLIYPVEPPILPEWEKGALSNFIAHSVDPLPQALVITAVVIGMAVNVLIAFAIIQMYRIYGSTDVRNLRRKLPEILREGL